One Microbacter margulisiae genomic window carries:
- a CDS encoding alpha/beta family hydrolase — translation MGNKIIYLTERDNWQKDNALNNILINHLKKTPYEIQWEDPAGELLYRLRSFENKFDGLPRFVRNINLRVTQLLYGLFHWNYFAYLSTRRNLSIELRAGKLKERLLKISGNNEIVILSRSAGGRCSSLIADELHIKHIICLSYPFKHPDKGNEPERYLHLANLQTPMLIVQGDKDEYGGLEVRDKYRLSPSVELFFVDTNHDFNLHEKDWNKVLAKINAIIEWEPNE, via the coding sequence ATGGGTAATAAAATCATCTATTTGACTGAAAGAGATAACTGGCAAAAGGATAATGCCCTGAATAACATTCTTATCAATCATTTGAAAAAGACACCCTACGAGATTCAATGGGAAGATCCGGCCGGCGAACTATTGTATCGTCTCCGAAGCTTTGAAAACAAGTTCGATGGATTGCCCCGCTTTGTCAGGAATATCAACTTGCGCGTGACGCAGCTATTGTATGGTCTTTTCCATTGGAACTATTTTGCGTATTTATCGACCAGAAGAAATTTATCCATTGAGCTTCGCGCCGGCAAACTGAAAGAAAGGCTTTTGAAAATCAGTGGCAACAACGAAATCGTCATTCTCTCCCGATCTGCCGGAGGACGATGTTCATCCCTGATTGCCGATGAACTGCATATTAAGCATATTATATGCCTGAGTTATCCGTTTAAACATCCTGACAAGGGCAATGAACCGGAACGTTATCTGCACCTGGCAAATTTACAAACACCCATGCTGATTGTTCAGGGAGACAAAGATGAGTATGGCGGGCTTGAAGTAAGAGATAAATACAGGCTTAGTCCAAGTGTGGAATTGTTTTTTGTCGATACAAATCATGATTTTAATCTTCATGAAAAGGATTGGAACAAAGTATTGGCTAAGATCAATGCGATCATTGAATGGGAACCCAATGAATGA
- a CDS encoding DUF3788 family protein, producing MSKGFFINKNAQPTDAEIEDTVGKAQEVWFLILQYLTHELHLKRDWKFYGVNYGWALRFNKSGKSVVAIYPDKNGITVQIILNKHQVAFALVSGLDTRIIQIIEDTESIYEGKWIYVKIDDNTGINEILKLIDIRIKIK from the coding sequence ATGAGTAAGGGATTTTTTATCAATAAGAATGCACAGCCAACCGATGCAGAAATTGAAGATACGGTTGGCAAAGCCCAGGAAGTATGGTTCCTGATACTTCAGTATCTGACTCATGAATTGCATCTGAAAAGGGATTGGAAATTCTATGGAGTGAATTATGGTTGGGCATTGCGGTTCAACAAATCAGGCAAATCGGTTGTTGCCATCTATCCCGACAAGAATGGCATAACTGTTCAGATAATCCTTAATAAACACCAGGTAGCGTTTGCTTTAGTGTCTGGCCTGGATACACGAATTATCCAAATCATTGAGGATACTGAGTCAATATATGAAGGTAAATGGATCTATGTAAAGATTGATGATAATACCGGGATAAATGAGATTCTGAAA